From Micromonospora echinospora, one genomic window encodes:
- the cofD gene encoding 2-phospho-L-lactate transferase — protein MRIVVLAGGIGGARFLLGVRAYAREVGAEVTAVVNVGDDLYLHGLKICPDLDSVLYTLGGGADSQRGWGRADETWTVKTELAAYGAEPTWFGLGDRDIATHLVRTNMINGGYPLSAVTTALATRWQPGVHLLPATDDRLETHAVVDLDGGQRAIHFQEWWVRHRAEVPTHRFVFVGAESAKPAPGVLDALGAADVVLVAPSNPVVSIAPILAVPGLREAVAEAPGRVVGVSPIIGGAPVRGMADRCLAVLDVECSAAGVGRLYGGRRAGGLLDGWLVAPEDEQAAVPEVTVRAVPLWMTDEAATAGMVRAAVELS, from the coding sequence ATGCGCATCGTGGTTCTGGCCGGCGGCATCGGGGGCGCCCGATTCCTGCTCGGCGTCCGGGCGTACGCCCGTGAGGTGGGTGCCGAGGTGACCGCCGTGGTCAACGTCGGCGACGACCTCTACCTGCACGGACTCAAGATCTGCCCGGATCTGGACAGTGTGCTCTACACCCTCGGCGGTGGCGCAGACTCCCAGCGCGGCTGGGGGCGGGCCGACGAGACCTGGACGGTGAAGACGGAACTCGCCGCCTACGGGGCGGAGCCGACCTGGTTCGGCCTGGGCGACCGGGACATCGCCACCCACCTGGTCCGCACCAACATGATCAACGGTGGGTACCCGCTCTCCGCCGTCACCACGGCGCTGGCCACCCGCTGGCAGCCGGGCGTACACCTGCTGCCGGCGACCGACGACCGCCTGGAGACCCACGCGGTGGTCGACCTCGACGGCGGCCAGCGCGCGATCCACTTCCAGGAGTGGTGGGTACGCCACCGCGCCGAGGTACCCACCCACCGGTTCGTCTTCGTCGGCGCGGAGAGCGCCAAACCCGCGCCCGGCGTCCTCGACGCGCTCGGCGCGGCCGACGTGGTGCTGGTCGCGCCGAGCAACCCGGTGGTGAGCATCGCGCCGATCCTCGCCGTGCCGGGGCTCCGGGAGGCGGTGGCCGAGGCTCCCGGCCGGGTGGTCGGGGTCTCGCCCATCATCGGGGGCGCACCGGTGCGCGGGATGGCCGACCGGTGCCTGGCCGTACTCGACGTGGAGTGCAGCGCGGCCGGGGTGGGGCGCCTCTACGGCGGGCGGCGGGCCGGCGGGCTGCTGGACGGCTGGCTGGTCGCCCCGGAAGACGAGCAGGCGGCCGTGCCGGAGGTGACCGTCCGGGCGGTGCCGTTGTGGATGACCGACGAGGCGGCGACAGCCGGCATGGTCCGGGCCGCGGTGGAGCTGTCATGA
- a CDS encoding coenzyme F420-0:L-glutamate ligase produces the protein MRLEILPVIGIGDVARGDDLAALIATAAPWLRDGDVLVVTSKVVSKAEGRLVDVPADGPERLTARDEVLAAETARVVATRGATRIVQTHHGFVMASAGIDASNVEKTRLVLLPEDPDASARALRAALRERYDVDVAVIVSDTMGRPWRNGLTDVALGVAGLPAIRDHRGEIDPYGNELHVTQMAVVDELAGAGELIKGKCDQVPVAVVRGYLTGGGAADGPGARMLVRDAEQDLFSLGTAEAKVAGMLAAATLDDGPGPEPADPAAVRRAIDAVAGAVASGTVFTLVTDAETRAVMTAAVPGWPATATGLILGEAPTPVSQPDLVRFGADTQRLRSALAAHGVPSLLLPPPTGGTASAALAV, from the coding sequence ATGAGGTTGGAGATCCTGCCGGTAATCGGTATCGGCGACGTGGCCCGCGGCGACGACCTGGCCGCCCTGATCGCGACCGCCGCCCCGTGGCTGCGCGACGGCGACGTACTGGTGGTGACCAGCAAGGTCGTGTCGAAGGCGGAGGGCCGGTTGGTGGACGTCCCGGCGGACGGGCCGGAACGGCTCACCGCCCGGGACGAGGTGCTCGCCGCCGAGACCGCCCGGGTGGTGGCGACCCGGGGCGCCACCCGGATCGTGCAGACGCACCACGGCTTCGTGATGGCCTCGGCGGGGATCGACGCGTCCAACGTGGAGAAGACCCGGCTGGTGCTGCTCCCCGAGGACCCGGACGCCTCGGCCCGCGCGTTGCGCGCGGCCCTGCGGGAGCGGTACGACGTCGACGTCGCGGTGATCGTCAGCGACACCATGGGCCGCCCCTGGCGCAACGGCCTGACCGACGTCGCGCTCGGTGTCGCCGGGCTGCCCGCCATCCGCGACCACCGGGGCGAGATCGACCCGTACGGCAACGAACTGCACGTCACCCAGATGGCGGTGGTCGACGAACTGGCCGGCGCGGGTGAGCTGATCAAGGGCAAGTGCGACCAGGTGCCGGTGGCGGTGGTGCGCGGCTACCTCACCGGCGGCGGCGCGGCGGACGGGCCGGGCGCGCGGATGCTGGTCCGCGACGCCGAGCAGGACCTCTTCTCGCTCGGCACTGCCGAGGCGAAGGTCGCCGGCATGCTCGCCGCCGCCACGCTCGACGACGGCCCCGGCCCGGAGCCGGCCGACCCGGCAGCGGTGCGCCGGGCGATCGACGCGGTGGCCGGCGCGGTCGCGTCCGGCACGGTCTTCACCCTGGTCACCGACGCGGAGACCCGTGCGGTCATGACGGCCGCCGTCCCCGGTTGGCCGGCGACGGCGACCGGGCTGATCCTCGGCGAGGCCCCCACGCCGGTCAGCCAGCCGGACCTGGTGCGGTTCGGGGCCGACACGCAGCGGCTGCGGTCCGCGCTGGCCGCCCACGGGGTGCCGTCGCTGCTGCTGCCTCCCCCGACGGGCGGCACCGCCAGCGCCGCCCTGGCAGTCTGA